A window from Littorina saxatilis isolate snail1 linkage group LG9, US_GU_Lsax_2.0, whole genome shotgun sequence encodes these proteins:
- the LOC138976320 gene encoding E3 ubiquitin-protein ligase Midline-1-like isoform X4 — protein MASAAIPFDGNDTECSVCHELFKNPKLLPCAHVLCRHCLLSWLASNPGALCPLCRGAIADPKEKSRTKGWEEVVDALPDDVAMAALVESTRVLSRDHVCAGCEDSGAVSICLHCGDMLCASCTRAHGNLSATRQHTVETLATMTAERLATNQFAACCVHSDKPSELYCPTHGAAICHLCASSEHRACPEVTLFEKRLNELQQELSAMSEMLKAAEGNLDKAISQLDQQLEEAERNANKSLAEIDEACDRLEKSIKACRRRLRELTLVAKEKVEESVQATRADMLSRRGRMTSHRRVVDRVKVTSPPGKLEKATTTVRLRVQGLNLRVTVPSSILSMKTIKVDNTTLARLEKELTFLGEERHISGALSEAKTWQFMKSENIVLSNGNRTAEKVRGQTAIVLSSSPMKENMLYEVQIDTRKGKSSDFFPCGVVKSHPDTLKIPKTALDGWADAVVFSSTVFQFGSEKDYNIDKRLRNLKEGTRVGFVRDAGGFLHLYIDGEKQWIYARNLPKDCYVFFELLHTYQKD, from the exons ATGGCATCAGCTGCTATACCTTTTGATGGTAATGACACGGAATGCTCCGTGTGTCACGAGCTGTTCAAGAACCCCAAACTGCTGCCCTGTGCTCACGTCCTGTGTCGCCACTGTCTTCTCTCCTGGCTCGCCTCCAACCCCGGGGCCCTCTGTCCGCTCTGCAGGGGCGCCATCGCGGACCCCAAAGAGAAAAGCAGGACGAAGGGGTGGGAGGAGGTGGTGGACGCCTTACCAGATGACGTCGCCATGGCAGCGCTGGTGGAGAGTACGCGTGTACTGAGCCGGGACCACGTGTGTGCTGGATGTGAAGATTCGGGAGCCGTATCCATTTGTCTTCACTGTGGCGACATGCTGTGCGCGTCCTGCACGAGGGCTCACGGCAACCTGTCGGCCACACGCCAGCACACAGTGGAGACCCTGGCCACCATGACAGCGGAGCGACTCGCCACCAACCAGTTCGCCGCGTGCTGCGTGCACAGCGACAAGCCGTCGGAACTCTACTGCCCCACGCACGGCGCCGCCATTTGCCATCTCTGCGCCAGCTCCGAGCACCGCGCATGTCCGGAAGTGACGCTTTTCGAGAAACGCCTGAACGAGCTGCAACAGGAGTTGTCAGCCATGTCTGAGATGTTGAAAGCTGCTGAAGGCAACCTGGACAAAGCAATCAGCCAGTTGGATCAGCAGCTCGAGGAAGCAGAACGGAATGCGAACAAATCCCTTGCTGAAATCGACGAAGCCTGTGATCGGCTGGAGAAGTCCATCAAGGCCTGCAGACGTCGCCTTAGGGAGCTGACGCTGGTCGCCAAGGAGAAAGTCGAAGAGTCCGTGCAAGCAACAAGAGCTGACATGCTGAGTCGTCGAGGAAGAATGACGTCACACCGACGTGTTGTTGACCGCGTGAAGGTGACGTCACCCCCTGGCAAGCTGGAAAAAGCCACCACTACTGTCAGACTGCGTGTTCAAGGACTGAATCTCAGAGTGACGGTTCCTTCGTCCATTCTTTCCATGAAAACGATCAAGGTTGATAACACAACATTGGCGAGACTGGAAAAAGAACTTACTTTCCTCGGTGAAGAGAGACATATTTCAGGTGCTTTAAGCGAG GCAAAGACATGGCAGTTTATGAAAAGCGAGAACATCGTCCTCAGCAACGGTAACCGAACTGCAGAGAAGGTGCGAGGACAAACTGCAATTGTCCTGTCAAGCTCGCCCATGAAAGAAAACATGCTTTATGAG GTTCAAATTGATACCAGGAAGGGCAAGTCTTCTGACTTCTTTCCATGCGGTGTTGTAAAATCACACCCCGACACTTTGAAGATACCAAAGACAGCCCTGGACGGATGGGCCGATGCAGTTGTGTTTAGCTCCACGGTCTTCCAGTTTGGATCTGAG AAAGACTACAATATTGACAAGAGACTTCGAAATCTAAAAGAAGGAACTCGTGTTGGATTTGTCCGCGATGCCGGCGGATTTCTTCATCTGTACATTGACGGGGAGAAGCAGTGGATTTATGCTCGCAACCTTCCCAAGGACTGCTACGTCTTCTTTGAGCTTCTGCACACTTATCAAAAG
- the LOC138976320 gene encoding E3 ubiquitin-protein ligase Midline-1-like isoform X3 has product MASAAIPFDGNDTECSVCHELFKNPKLLPCAHVLCRHCLLSWLASNPGALCPLCRGAIADPKEKSRTKGWEEVVDALPDDVAMAALVESTRVLSRDHVCAGCEDSGAVSICLHCGDMLCASCTRAHGNLSATRQHTVETLATMTAERLATNQFAACCVHSDKPSELYCPTHGAAICHLCASSEHRACPEVTLFEKRLNELQQELSAMSEMLKAAEGNLDKAISQLDQQLEEAERNANKSLAEIDEACDRLEKSIKACRRRLRELTLVAKEKVEESVQATRADMLSRRGRMTSHRRVVDRVKVTSPPGKLEKATTTVRLRVQGLNLRVTVPSSILSMKTIKVDNTTLARLEKELTFLGEERHISGALSEAKTWQFMKSENIVLSNGNRTAEKVRGQTAIVLSSSPMKENMLYEVQIDTRKGKSSDFFPCGVVKSHPDTLKIPKTALDGWADAVVFSSTVFQFGSEKDYNIDKRLRNLKEGTRVGFVRDAGGFLHLYIDGEKQWIYARNLPKDCYVFFELLHTYQKMTALPMTVTKKAL; this is encoded by the exons ATGGCATCAGCTGCTATACCTTTTGATGGTAATGACACGGAATGCTCCGTGTGTCACGAGCTGTTCAAGAACCCCAAACTGCTGCCCTGTGCTCACGTCCTGTGTCGCCACTGTCTTCTCTCCTGGCTCGCCTCCAACCCCGGGGCCCTCTGTCCGCTCTGCAGGGGCGCCATCGCGGACCCCAAAGAGAAAAGCAGGACGAAGGGGTGGGAGGAGGTGGTGGACGCCTTACCAGATGACGTCGCCATGGCAGCGCTGGTGGAGAGTACGCGTGTACTGAGCCGGGACCACGTGTGTGCTGGATGTGAAGATTCGGGAGCCGTATCCATTTGTCTTCACTGTGGCGACATGCTGTGCGCGTCCTGCACGAGGGCTCACGGCAACCTGTCGGCCACACGCCAGCACACAGTGGAGACCCTGGCCACCATGACAGCGGAGCGACTCGCCACCAACCAGTTCGCCGCGTGCTGCGTGCACAGCGACAAGCCGTCGGAACTCTACTGCCCCACGCACGGCGCCGCCATTTGCCATCTCTGCGCCAGCTCCGAGCACCGCGCATGTCCGGAAGTGACGCTTTTCGAGAAACGCCTGAACGAGCTGCAACAGGAGTTGTCAGCCATGTCTGAGATGTTGAAAGCTGCTGAAGGCAACCTGGACAAAGCAATCAGCCAGTTGGATCAGCAGCTCGAGGAAGCAGAACGGAATGCGAACAAATCCCTTGCTGAAATCGACGAAGCCTGTGATCGGCTGGAGAAGTCCATCAAGGCCTGCAGACGTCGCCTTAGGGAGCTGACGCTGGTCGCCAAGGAGAAAGTCGAAGAGTCCGTGCAAGCAACAAGAGCTGACATGCTGAGTCGTCGAGGAAGAATGACGTCACACCGACGTGTTGTTGACCGCGTGAAGGTGACGTCACCCCCTGGCAAGCTGGAAAAAGCCACCACTACTGTCAGACTGCGTGTTCAAGGACTGAATCTCAGAGTGACGGTTCCTTCGTCCATTCTTTCCATGAAAACGATCAAGGTTGATAACACAACATTGGCGAGACTGGAAAAAGAACTTACTTTCCTCGGTGAAGAGAGACATATTTCAGGTGCTTTAAGCGAG GCAAAGACATGGCAGTTTATGAAAAGCGAGAACATCGTCCTCAGCAACGGTAACCGAACTGCAGAGAAGGTGCGAGGACAAACTGCAATTGTCCTGTCAAGCTCGCCCATGAAAGAAAACATGCTTTATGAG GTTCAAATTGATACCAGGAAGGGCAAGTCTTCTGACTTCTTTCCATGCGGTGTTGTAAAATCACACCCCGACACTTTGAAGATACCAAAGACAGCCCTGGACGGATGGGCCGATGCAGTTGTGTTTAGCTCCACGGTCTTCCAGTTTGGATCTGAG AAAGACTACAATATTGACAAGAGACTTCGAAATCTAAAAGAAGGAACTCGTGTTGGATTTGTCCGCGATGCCGGCGGATTTCTTCATCTGTACATTGACGGGGAGAAGCAGTGGATTTATGCTCGCAACCTTCCCAAGGACTGCTACGTCTTCTTTGAGCTTCTGCACACTTATCAAAAG
- the LOC138976320 gene encoding E3 ubiquitin-protein ligase Midline-1-like isoform X5: MASAAIPFDGNDTECSVCHELFKNPKLLPCAHVLCRHCLLSWLASNPGALCPLCRGAIADPKEKSRTKGWEEVVDALPDDVAMAALVESTRVLSRDHVCAGCEDSGAVSICLHCGDMLCASCTRAHGNLSATRQHTVETLATMTAERLATNQFAACCVHSDKPSELYCPTHGAAICHLCASSEHRACPEVTLFEKRLNELQQELSAMSEMLKAAEGNLDKAISQLDQQLEEAERNANKSLAEIDEACDRLEKSIKACRRRLRELTLVAKEKVEESVQATRADMLSRRGRMTSHRRVVDRVKVTSPPGKLEKATTTVRLRVQGLNLRVTVPSSILSMKTIKVDNTTLARLEKELTFLGEERHISGALSEVQIDTRKGKSSDFFPCGVVKSHPDTLKIPKTALDGWADAVVFSSTVFQFGSEKDYNIDKRLRNLKEGTRVGFVRDAGGFLHLYIDGEKQWIYARNLPKDCYVFFELLHTYQKMTALPMTVTKKAL, from the exons ATGGCATCAGCTGCTATACCTTTTGATGGTAATGACACGGAATGCTCCGTGTGTCACGAGCTGTTCAAGAACCCCAAACTGCTGCCCTGTGCTCACGTCCTGTGTCGCCACTGTCTTCTCTCCTGGCTCGCCTCCAACCCCGGGGCCCTCTGTCCGCTCTGCAGGGGCGCCATCGCGGACCCCAAAGAGAAAAGCAGGACGAAGGGGTGGGAGGAGGTGGTGGACGCCTTACCAGATGACGTCGCCATGGCAGCGCTGGTGGAGAGTACGCGTGTACTGAGCCGGGACCACGTGTGTGCTGGATGTGAAGATTCGGGAGCCGTATCCATTTGTCTTCACTGTGGCGACATGCTGTGCGCGTCCTGCACGAGGGCTCACGGCAACCTGTCGGCCACACGCCAGCACACAGTGGAGACCCTGGCCACCATGACAGCGGAGCGACTCGCCACCAACCAGTTCGCCGCGTGCTGCGTGCACAGCGACAAGCCGTCGGAACTCTACTGCCCCACGCACGGCGCCGCCATTTGCCATCTCTGCGCCAGCTCCGAGCACCGCGCATGTCCGGAAGTGACGCTTTTCGAGAAACGCCTGAACGAGCTGCAACAGGAGTTGTCAGCCATGTCTGAGATGTTGAAAGCTGCTGAAGGCAACCTGGACAAAGCAATCAGCCAGTTGGATCAGCAGCTCGAGGAAGCAGAACGGAATGCGAACAAATCCCTTGCTGAAATCGACGAAGCCTGTGATCGGCTGGAGAAGTCCATCAAGGCCTGCAGACGTCGCCTTAGGGAGCTGACGCTGGTCGCCAAGGAGAAAGTCGAAGAGTCCGTGCAAGCAACAAGAGCTGACATGCTGAGTCGTCGAGGAAGAATGACGTCACACCGACGTGTTGTTGACCGCGTGAAGGTGACGTCACCCCCTGGCAAGCTGGAAAAAGCCACCACTACTGTCAGACTGCGTGTTCAAGGACTGAATCTCAGAGTGACGGTTCCTTCGTCCATTCTTTCCATGAAAACGATCAAGGTTGATAACACAACATTGGCGAGACTGGAAAAAGAACTTACTTTCCTCGGTGAAGAGAGACATATTTCAGGTGCTTTAAGCGAG GTTCAAATTGATACCAGGAAGGGCAAGTCTTCTGACTTCTTTCCATGCGGTGTTGTAAAATCACACCCCGACACTTTGAAGATACCAAAGACAGCCCTGGACGGATGGGCCGATGCAGTTGTGTTTAGCTCCACGGTCTTCCAGTTTGGATCTGAG AAAGACTACAATATTGACAAGAGACTTCGAAATCTAAAAGAAGGAACTCGTGTTGGATTTGTCCGCGATGCCGGCGGATTTCTTCATCTGTACATTGACGGGGAGAAGCAGTGGATTTATGCTCGCAACCTTCCCAAGGACTGCTACGTCTTCTTTGAGCTTCTGCACACTTATCAAAAG